The Anomaloglossus baeobatrachus isolate aAnoBae1 unplaced genomic scaffold, aAnoBae1.hap1 Scaffold_4266, whole genome shotgun sequence genome has a window encoding:
- the LOC142279160 gene encoding protein enabled homolog, translated as MVYDDANKKWVPAGGSTGFSRVHIYHHTGNNTFRVVGRKIQDHQVVINCAIPKGLKYNQATQTFHQWRDARQVYGLNFGSKEDANVFASAMMHALEVLNSQDSGEQRGPTLSRQNSHIPQQVQNGPSQEELEIQRRQLQEQQRQKEQERERLERERMERERLERERLERERLERERLERERLERERLERERLEQEQLERELERQERERLERERQEQLERELEEQERLEQERQEATLQEQLEKEHQKWERERRASNTDSSYDNSLYNAQPLDYSTCQPHSSSPISYAKAISIPASICTDATADYVIVTSQAINSTPPTPPLRHSASRFATSLGSAFHPVLPHYATVPRPINKIARPPSPVNPAPPPPPPPVKPISWSASNFAPLPPSPPVMISSPPGKATGPRAVHLVSASQLALLSSAPNGHADTSSYEMSCAPAPPPAPPLPLFPPFSLSSSPSSPCTPLVSAPSSQPGVLPSPAASPASVENSLISVLGDACASQPDLTTTSQPIDPATHP; from the exons ATGGTGTACGACGATGCCAACAAGAAGTGGGTCCCGGCAGGAGGGTCCACCGGATTCAGCCGAGTGCATATCTACCACCACACGGGGAACAACACCTTCCGGGTGGTGGGCAGGAAGATCCAGGATCACCAG GTGGTAATCAACTGTGCCATTCCTAAGGGGCTGAAGTACAACCAGGCGACACAGACCTTCCATCAGTGGCGGGATGCCAGACAGGTTTACGGGCTCAATTTTGGGAGCAAAGAAGATGCCAATGTGTTTGCAAGTGCCATGATGCATGCCCTCGAAGTGCTGAACTCGCAGGACTCCGGGGAGCAGAGAG GTCCGACGTTGTCCCGGCAGAATTCTCATATACCCCAGCAAGTACAGAATGGGCCGTCACAGGAGGAGCTGGAGATTCAGCGGAG GCAGCTGCAGGAGCAGCAACGACAGAAGGAACAGGAACGGGAACGGCTGGAGCGCGAGCGCATGGAGCGAGAGCGGCTGGAGAGGGAGAGATTGGAGAGGGAGAGATTGGAGAGGGAGAGACTGGAGAGGGAGCGCCTAGAGCGCGAGCGCCTGGAGCGTGAGCGTCTAGAGCAAGAGCAGCTGGAACGAGAACTCGAgcggcaggagcgggagcggctggAGAGAGAACGGCAGGAGCAACTAGAGCGCGAGCTGGAAGAACAAGAGAGGCTGGAGCAAGAGCGACAAGAGGCCACGTTACAGGAGCAGCTGGAGAAGGAGCACCAGAAGTGGGAGCGCGAGAGGAGGGCGTCCAACACCG ACTCATCTTATGACAATTCATTATATAACGCTCAGCCTCTCGATTACTCGACGTGTCAGCCTCACTCATCATCTCCCATCTCTTACGCTAAAGCCATTTCCATCCCAGCTTCCATATGTACAGACGCCACCGCAGACTATGTCATCGTCACCTCCCAGGCCATTAACTCCACGCCGCCGACGCCTCCCCTCCGTCACTCGGCGTCCCGTTTCGCCACATCCCTGGGGTCCGCCTTCCATCCCGTCCTCCCTCATTATGCAACGGTTCCTCGACCCATCAATAAAATCGCCAGACCTCCCTCACCGGTGAACCCTGCACCGCCGCCTCCTCCGCCTCCTGTTAAGCCCATCTCCTGGTCTGCTTCTAACTTTGCTCCTCTTCCTCCATCCCCTCCCGTCATGATCAGTAGTCCTCCTGGCAAGGCTACTGGCCCCCGAGCTGTGCACCTAGTGTCTGCGTCCCAGCTTGCCCTCCTGTCCAGCGCACCCAATGGTCATGCTGATACGTCTTCATATGAAATGTCATGCGCCCCTGCACCACCTCCTGCTCCACCGCTACCATTGTTTCCACCCTTCTCTCTGTCCTCATCTCCGTCTTCTCCATGCACTCCTCTTGTCTCCGCACCTTCATCCCAGCCTGGTGTTCTGCCTTCTCCTGCAGCTTCCCCTGCCTCTGTTGAGAACTCTTTAATCTCTGTGCTGGGAGACGCCTGTGCTTCTCAGCCAGACTTGACCACAACCTCTCAGCCGATTGACCCTGCGACCCATCCGG